From a single Acidobacteriota bacterium genomic region:
- the folB gene encoding dihydroneopterin aldolase — translation MAERGSNPVRADRIIVGGIKFHAYHGLTKLERHVGVRCSIDVEMSLDLSRAIASDGLADTIDYRKVHAIVLDIGRKGASYHLIESVAGRIASEILRKFPISEVTVRVRKETPVLDGIVDYVGVEVTRLGRRPPRAARGAR, via the coding sequence ATGGCGGAGCGAGGGTCGAATCCGGTGCGCGCGGACAGGATCATCGTCGGCGGCATCAAGTTCCACGCGTACCACGGGCTGACGAAGCTCGAGCGGCACGTGGGGGTGCGCTGCTCCATCGACGTCGAGATGAGCCTCGACCTCTCGCGCGCGATCGCGTCGGACGGCCTCGCGGACACCATCGATTACCGAAAGGTCCACGCGATCGTGCTCGACATCGGCCGGAAGGGAGCGTCGTACCACCTGATCGAGAGCGTCGCCGGGAGGATCGCCTCGGAGATCCTGAGGAAGTTCCCCATCTCGGAGGTGACGGTCCGGGTCCGCAAGGAGACGCCGGTCCTCGACGGGATCGTCGACTACGTCGGCGTCGAGGTCACGCGCCTCGGACGTCGCCCCCCGCGAGCAGCGCGGGGAGCTCGGTGA
- a CDS encoding HAD family hydrolase produces the protein MSPESGSLRGIVFDLWNTLAFSDVTPNPMVLIAEAAGVAGRADWRRLLERGMMTRRHLGIREGLKGVEAVSGHPIAAASREILIRRWNEASAATRLYDDSLPALRALRGRFRLGLLSNTQSFDLDFLQSRGLSPLFDALCLSCDEGRLKPDPIFFQAVARRLGLLPREIAMVGDSVEDDVRGALGAGFVAVHLDRGGGAPAVEGALVVRILTELPALLAGGDVRGA, from the coding sequence ATGAGCCCTGAGAGCGGATCCCTTCGCGGCATCGTCTTCGATCTCTGGAACACCCTCGCCTTCTCCGATGTCACGCCGAACCCCATGGTCCTCATCGCCGAGGCGGCGGGGGTCGCCGGGCGGGCCGACTGGCGGCGCCTCCTCGAGCGCGGAATGATGACGCGGCGCCACCTCGGCATCCGCGAGGGGCTCAAAGGGGTCGAGGCGGTATCCGGCCACCCGATCGCCGCGGCGTCGCGCGAGATCCTCATCCGCCGGTGGAACGAAGCCTCCGCGGCGACGCGCCTCTACGACGACAGCCTGCCGGCGCTGCGCGCCCTCCGCGGGCGCTTCCGCCTCGGCCTTCTCTCGAACACGCAGTCGTTCGATCTCGACTTTCTCCAATCGCGGGGGCTTTCGCCGCTCTTCGACGCCCTCTGCCTCTCCTGCGACGAGGGGCGGTTGAAGCCCGATCCGATCTTCTTCCAGGCGGTCGCGCGGCGGCTGGGCCTCCTGCCTCGCGAGATCGCCATGGTCGGCGACAGCGTCGAGGACGACGTGCGTGGCGCCCTGGGCGCCGGCTTCGTCGCGGTTCATCTCGATCGCGGGGGCGGCGCGCCCGCGGTCGAGGGCGCCCTCGTCGTCCGGATCCTCACCGAGCTCCCCGCGCTGCTCGCGGGGGGCGACGTCCGAGGCGCGTGA
- a CDS encoding beta-propeller fold lactonase family protein yields MEAHGARAVRELFLARRGSRLLRHDGPAARSGPPVPNAPRGASEVQVISRLLIRRAFLNAGLAAAISVAPIVAMDTPGSVFVATNGASGNAILVYDRAASGALTPAGSYPTGGLGTGGGLGNQGGLVASDNHRRLFAVNAASDDISVMDIVPGGLALRGAFSAGGRRPVSLAIRHKLLYVLFAGGTVGSTDGIAGFRISLDGALSPIPGSTRPLSAVQTAPAQISFSPDGAFLVVTEKATNHILTFPVDADGAAGNPLIFPSAGVTPFGFAFGKHDQLLVSEAFGGAPDAGVVSSYSLDGDGSLAETDPRVATNETAPCWVVVTNDGRFAYATNTGSGTVSGFDIARDGGLTLLDADGITASTGTGSGPIDMDLSRDGRNLYTLNGRGGTISEFRLNADGGLIPVGTVDGLPAGANGLVAR; encoded by the coding sequence ATGGAGGCCCACGGTGCACGAGCGGTCCGGGAACTTTTTCTCGCACGCCGCGGTTCACGCCTTCTACGACACGACGGGCCGGCCGCGCGCAGCGGGCCACCCGTCCCCAACGCGCCGCGCGGCGCAAGCGAGGTGCAGGTGATTTCACGTCTTCTCATCCGTCGAGCCTTCCTGAACGCGGGCCTGGCCGCCGCAATCTCCGTCGCCCCTATCGTGGCGATGGACACGCCGGGATCGGTCTTCGTCGCCACCAACGGAGCGAGCGGCAACGCGATTCTTGTCTACGACCGTGCCGCGAGCGGAGCGCTCACCCCCGCCGGGAGCTATCCGACCGGCGGGCTGGGAACGGGCGGCGGCCTCGGGAACCAGGGTGGTCTCGTGGCGAGCGACAATCATCGCCGTCTGTTTGCGGTGAACGCGGCGAGCGATGACATCTCGGTCATGGACATCGTCCCCGGTGGTCTCGCCCTTCGCGGCGCGTTTTCGGCGGGCGGGCGCCGGCCGGTGAGCCTCGCGATTCGGCACAAGCTCCTCTACGTCCTGTTCGCCGGAGGCACGGTAGGAAGCACAGACGGCATCGCGGGGTTCCGAATCTCCCTCGATGGGGCCCTCTCGCCCATCCCTGGCTCAACCCGTCCGCTGAGCGCGGTCCAGACCGCCCCGGCGCAAATCTCATTCTCGCCGGACGGGGCGTTCCTCGTCGTCACCGAGAAGGCGACAAATCATATCTTGACTTTCCCTGTGGATGCCGACGGTGCCGCGGGCAACCCATTGATCTTCCCCTCCGCCGGCGTCACTCCCTTCGGATTCGCATTTGGCAAACATGATCAGCTTCTCGTTTCCGAAGCGTTCGGGGGAGCCCCGGATGCGGGTGTCGTCTCATCGTACTCGCTGGACGGAGATGGAAGTCTCGCCGAAACCGATCCGCGGGTGGCGACGAACGAGACCGCGCCCTGCTGGGTCGTCGTCACGAACGACGGTCGTTTCGCGTACGCGACGAACACGGGCAGCGGCACCGTCTCCGGGTTTGACATCGCCCGCGACGGGGGCCTCACCCTTCTGGATGCCGATGGGATCACAGCAAGCACGGGGACCGGCAGCGGACCGATCGATATGGATCTCAGCCGTGATGGACGCAACCTGTACACTCTCAACGGCAGGGGCGGGACGATCTCCGAGTTCCGTCTGAACGCGGACGGCGGATTGATCCCCGTGGGAACCGTCGACGGACTGCCCGCGGGAGCCAACGGCCTCGTCGCACGGTAG